A genomic segment from Amphiura filiformis chromosome 10, Afil_fr2py, whole genome shotgun sequence encodes:
- the LOC140162787 gene encoding uncharacterized protein isoform X3, producing MSIEELKAKITNNLQCLQQCTDYTTSDAACEAADDNNDVLLSILNQPDKQKALAKHVARLNLGTLFKRVWESLSRFITKKHSQGYAYFGIILEMYVNITDISPEVSKELGEVGCIRLMLQAMETFGIDYNGDAGPLYYITTILLNSIQDCTENITIYRRANAVSIYKRYLDSENMEVKTDSLRILAYIVDEEESSLLQTTNDAVAFLLSLLKDATSNKDHRAYLDSATESALELIQALNKLAVNDANKKEIAKHGGIPVFTRMLRSGFVFTRMQRNNVSKEEQCAAVQALWHLAFIDEIRTSKEMQTSVKALEKLAKSDNHHLQEICAHALAQIKGHLSSKKVASSQSKEVPPSYEEAISQPAKSASSRKVQVMISYQWDNQKTTIRLRDNLVNAGYQVWMDITHMRGSLLDAMAKAVETSSLVLICMSEKYKNSNNCRAGPILPILQEVQGTARKSKEKGSSQAKKLVRQWSIEDVQDWLKENKELIKLCEAFKTFTGRHLEKWYGKYCEDKNAFYNHLEATYECSMDDRTRFEFEVAFEKLFEEE from the exons ATGTCTATAGAAGAGCTGAAAGCGAAAATAACAAATAACCTTCAGTGCCTACAACAGTGCACGGATTACACGACATCTGACGCGGCATGTGAAGCTGCGGACGATAATAATGATGTCTTGTTAAGCATTTTGAATCAACCTGATAAACAGAAAGCTCTTGCCAAACATGTTGCTAGGCTGAATTTGGGTACGCTTTTTAAAAGGGTTTGGGAATCACTATCAAGATTCATTACAAAGAAGCACAGCCAAGGATATGCGTATTTTGGGATCATCCTTGAAATGTATGTCAACATCACTGACATATCTCCTGAAGTTTCGAAAGAGTTAGGAGAAGTCGGCTGTATACGGTTGATGCTGCAGGCTATGGAAACGTTCGGAATAGATTATAATGGTGACGCCGGGCCACTCTACTATATAACTACTATTTTATTGAACTCTATACAAGATTGTACCGAAAACATAACTATTTATAGAAGAGCAAATGCAGTCTCTATCTACAAAAGGTATCTGGATAGTGAAAACATGGAAGTTAAGACAGACTCTCTTCGCATCCTCGCATATATAGTGGATGAGGAGGAGAGCAGTCTTCTTCAAACAACTAACGATGCTGTCGCTTTTTTGTTGTCCCTATTGAAAGATGCCACCTCTAACAAAGATCATCGCGCATATTTAGATTCAGCCACGGAATCAGCACTAGAGTTAATCCAAGCGCTGAATAAGCTAGCGGTCAATGATGCCAACAAAAAGGAAATCGCAAAACACGGCGGAATTCCTGTGTTCACTCGAATGCTACGTAGTGGTTTCGTGTTTACTCGAATGCAGCGGAATAATGTCTCTAAAGAAGAGCAATGTGCAGCCGTGCAAGCGCTATGGCATTTGGCATTTATAGACGAGATCAGGACATCCAAGGAGATGCAGACGTCGGTTAAAG cACTGGAAAAACTGGCAAAGTCCGACAACCACCATCTGCAAGAGATATGTGCCCATGCTCTTGCGCAAATCAAAGGTCACCTTTCAAGTAAGAAAGTTGCATCGAGTCAATCTAAGGAAGTGCCACCGAGTTACGAAGAGGCCATCTCGCAGCCTGCAAAATCTGCTTCATCCAGAAAGGTTCAAGTAATGATTAGCTACCAGTGGGACAACCAGAAGACGACAATTAGGCTGCGAGACAATTTGGTTAACGCTGGATACCAAGTGTGGATGGACATCACGCACATGA GAGGCAGTCTGCTGGATGCAATGGCAAAAGCTGTAGAAACATCATCACTTGTGCTTATCTGTATGTCAGAAAAATACAAGAATAGCAATAATTGTCGAGCAG GACCAATTCTCCCTATCCTACAAGAGGTCCAAGGCACTGCCAGAAAATCCAAAGAAAAGGGAAGCAGTCAGGCGAAGAAGCTTGTACGTCAATGGAGCATAGAAGATGTCCAAGATTGGCTGAAGGAGAACAAGGAACTCATCAAGCTCTGTGAAGCCTTCAAGACATTCACGGGCAGACATCTGGAGAAATGGTATGGCAAATACTGCGAAGATAAGAACGCCTTCTACAACCATCTTGAGGCCACTTATGAATGCAGCATGGATGACAGAACACGCTTCGAGTTTGAGGTGGCCTTTGAGAAACTATTTGAAGAGGAGTGA
- the LOC140162787 gene encoding uncharacterized protein isoform X2: MSIEELKAKITNNLQCLQQCTDYTTSDAACEAADDNNDVLLSILNQPDKQKALAKHVARLNLGTLFKRVWESLSRFITKKHSQGYAYFGIILEMYVNITDISPEVSKELGEVGCIRLMLQAMETFGIDYNGDAGPLYYITTILLNSIQDCTENITIYRRANAVSIYKRYLDSENMEVKTDSLRILAYIVDEEESSLLQTTNDAVAFLLSLLKDATSNKDHRAYLDSATESALELIQALNKLAVNDANKKEIAKHGGIPVFTRMLRSGFVFTRMQRNNVSKEEQCAAVQALWHLAFIDEIRTSKEMQTSVKALEKLAKSDNHHLQEICAHALAQIKGHLSSKKVASSQSKEVPPSYEEAISQPAKSASSRKVQVMISYQWDNQKTTIRLRDNLVNAGYQVWMDITHMKAQYAFTKEKPIVPLLLERGYKPDGWLGIIGLTTLYHDITSPKKLDTKMPEILAAIQYALGGDVDEIDGPILPILQEVQGTARKSKEKGSSQAKKLVRQWSIEDVQDWLKENKELIKLCEAFKTFTGRHLEKWYGKYCEDKNAFYNHLEATYECSMDDRTRFEFEVAFEKLFEEE, from the exons ATGTCTATAGAAGAGCTGAAAGCGAAAATAACAAATAACCTTCAGTGCCTACAACAGTGCACGGATTACACGACATCTGACGCGGCATGTGAAGCTGCGGACGATAATAATGATGTCTTGTTAAGCATTTTGAATCAACCTGATAAACAGAAAGCTCTTGCCAAACATGTTGCTAGGCTGAATTTGGGTACGCTTTTTAAAAGGGTTTGGGAATCACTATCAAGATTCATTACAAAGAAGCACAGCCAAGGATATGCGTATTTTGGGATCATCCTTGAAATGTATGTCAACATCACTGACATATCTCCTGAAGTTTCGAAAGAGTTAGGAGAAGTCGGCTGTATACGGTTGATGCTGCAGGCTATGGAAACGTTCGGAATAGATTATAATGGTGACGCCGGGCCACTCTACTATATAACTACTATTTTATTGAACTCTATACAAGATTGTACCGAAAACATAACTATTTATAGAAGAGCAAATGCAGTCTCTATCTACAAAAGGTATCTGGATAGTGAAAACATGGAAGTTAAGACAGACTCTCTTCGCATCCTCGCATATATAGTGGATGAGGAGGAGAGCAGTCTTCTTCAAACAACTAACGATGCTGTCGCTTTTTTGTTGTCCCTATTGAAAGATGCCACCTCTAACAAAGATCATCGCGCATATTTAGATTCAGCCACGGAATCAGCACTAGAGTTAATCCAAGCGCTGAATAAGCTAGCGGTCAATGATGCCAACAAAAAGGAAATCGCAAAACACGGCGGAATTCCTGTGTTCACTCGAATGCTACGTAGTGGTTTCGTGTTTACTCGAATGCAGCGGAATAATGTCTCTAAAGAAGAGCAATGTGCAGCCGTGCAAGCGCTATGGCATTTGGCATTTATAGACGAGATCAGGACATCCAAGGAGATGCAGACGTCGGTTAAAG cACTGGAAAAACTGGCAAAGTCCGACAACCACCATCTGCAAGAGATATGTGCCCATGCTCTTGCGCAAATCAAAGGTCACCTTTCAAGTAAGAAAGTTGCATCGAGTCAATCTAAGGAAGTGCCACCGAGTTACGAAGAGGCCATCTCGCAGCCTGCAAAATCTGCTTCATCCAGAAAGGTTCAAGTAATGATTAGCTACCAGTGGGACAACCAGAAGACGACAATTAGGCTGCGAGACAATTTGGTTAACGCTGGATACCAAGTGTGGATGGACATCACGCACATGA AGGCGCAATATGCATTTACGAAGGAGAAACCCATCGTTCCACTACTTCTAGAACGCGGGTATAAACCTGACGGCTGGTTGGGAATCATCGGCCTCACCAccctatatcatgatatcacgtcaccaaagaagcTGGACACCAAGATGCCGGAAATACTTGCCGCTATACAATATGCTCTTGGTGGTGACGTTGATGAAATTGACG GACCAATTCTCCCTATCCTACAAGAGGTCCAAGGCACTGCCAGAAAATCCAAAGAAAAGGGAAGCAGTCAGGCGAAGAAGCTTGTACGTCAATGGAGCATAGAAGATGTCCAAGATTGGCTGAAGGAGAACAAGGAACTCATCAAGCTCTGTGAAGCCTTCAAGACATTCACGGGCAGACATCTGGAGAAATGGTATGGCAAATACTGCGAAGATAAGAACGCCTTCTACAACCATCTTGAGGCCACTTATGAATGCAGCATGGATGACAGAACACGCTTCGAGTTTGAGGTGGCCTTTGAGAAACTATTTGAAGAGGAGTGA
- the LOC140162787 gene encoding uncharacterized protein isoform X1, which translates to MSIEELKAKITNNLQCLQQCTDYTTSDAACEAADDNNDVLLSILNQPDKQKALAKHVARLNLGTLFKRVWESLSRFITKKHSQGYAYFGIILEMYVNITDISPEVSKELGEVGCIRLMLQAMETFGIDYNGDAGPLYYITTILLNSIQDCTENITIYRRANAVSIYKRYLDSENMEVKTDSLRILAYIVDEEESSLLQTTNDAVAFLLSLLKDATSNKDHRAYLDSATESALELIQALNKLAVNDANKKEIAKHGGIPVFTRMLRSGFVFTRMQRNNVSKEEQCAAVQALWHLAFIDEIRTSKEMQTSVKALEKLAKSDNHHLQEICAHALAQIKGHLSSKKVASSQSKEVPPSYEEAISQPAKSASSRKVQVMISYQWDNQKTTIRLRDNLVNAGYQVWMDITHMRGSLLDAMAKAVETSSLVLICMSEKYKNSNNCRAEAQYAFTKEKPIVPLLLERGYKPDGWLGIIGLTTLYHDITSPKKLDTKMPEILAAIQYALGGDVDEIDGPILPILQEVQGTARKSKEKGSSQAKKLVRQWSIEDVQDWLKENKELIKLCEAFKTFTGRHLEKWYGKYCEDKNAFYNHLEATYECSMDDRTRFEFEVAFEKLFEEE; encoded by the exons ATGTCTATAGAAGAGCTGAAAGCGAAAATAACAAATAACCTTCAGTGCCTACAACAGTGCACGGATTACACGACATCTGACGCGGCATGTGAAGCTGCGGACGATAATAATGATGTCTTGTTAAGCATTTTGAATCAACCTGATAAACAGAAAGCTCTTGCCAAACATGTTGCTAGGCTGAATTTGGGTACGCTTTTTAAAAGGGTTTGGGAATCACTATCAAGATTCATTACAAAGAAGCACAGCCAAGGATATGCGTATTTTGGGATCATCCTTGAAATGTATGTCAACATCACTGACATATCTCCTGAAGTTTCGAAAGAGTTAGGAGAAGTCGGCTGTATACGGTTGATGCTGCAGGCTATGGAAACGTTCGGAATAGATTATAATGGTGACGCCGGGCCACTCTACTATATAACTACTATTTTATTGAACTCTATACAAGATTGTACCGAAAACATAACTATTTATAGAAGAGCAAATGCAGTCTCTATCTACAAAAGGTATCTGGATAGTGAAAACATGGAAGTTAAGACAGACTCTCTTCGCATCCTCGCATATATAGTGGATGAGGAGGAGAGCAGTCTTCTTCAAACAACTAACGATGCTGTCGCTTTTTTGTTGTCCCTATTGAAAGATGCCACCTCTAACAAAGATCATCGCGCATATTTAGATTCAGCCACGGAATCAGCACTAGAGTTAATCCAAGCGCTGAATAAGCTAGCGGTCAATGATGCCAACAAAAAGGAAATCGCAAAACACGGCGGAATTCCTGTGTTCACTCGAATGCTACGTAGTGGTTTCGTGTTTACTCGAATGCAGCGGAATAATGTCTCTAAAGAAGAGCAATGTGCAGCCGTGCAAGCGCTATGGCATTTGGCATTTATAGACGAGATCAGGACATCCAAGGAGATGCAGACGTCGGTTAAAG cACTGGAAAAACTGGCAAAGTCCGACAACCACCATCTGCAAGAGATATGTGCCCATGCTCTTGCGCAAATCAAAGGTCACCTTTCAAGTAAGAAAGTTGCATCGAGTCAATCTAAGGAAGTGCCACCGAGTTACGAAGAGGCCATCTCGCAGCCTGCAAAATCTGCTTCATCCAGAAAGGTTCAAGTAATGATTAGCTACCAGTGGGACAACCAGAAGACGACAATTAGGCTGCGAGACAATTTGGTTAACGCTGGATACCAAGTGTGGATGGACATCACGCACATGA GAGGCAGTCTGCTGGATGCAATGGCAAAAGCTGTAGAAACATCATCACTTGTGCTTATCTGTATGTCAGAAAAATACAAGAATAGCAATAATTGTCGAGCAG AGGCGCAATATGCATTTACGAAGGAGAAACCCATCGTTCCACTACTTCTAGAACGCGGGTATAAACCTGACGGCTGGTTGGGAATCATCGGCCTCACCAccctatatcatgatatcacgtcaccaaagaagcTGGACACCAAGATGCCGGAAATACTTGCCGCTATACAATATGCTCTTGGTGGTGACGTTGATGAAATTGACG GACCAATTCTCCCTATCCTACAAGAGGTCCAAGGCACTGCCAGAAAATCCAAAGAAAAGGGAAGCAGTCAGGCGAAGAAGCTTGTACGTCAATGGAGCATAGAAGATGTCCAAGATTGGCTGAAGGAGAACAAGGAACTCATCAAGCTCTGTGAAGCCTTCAAGACATTCACGGGCAGACATCTGGAGAAATGGTATGGCAAATACTGCGAAGATAAGAACGCCTTCTACAACCATCTTGAGGCCACTTATGAATGCAGCATGGATGACAGAACACGCTTCGAGTTTGAGGTGGCCTTTGAGAAACTATTTGAAGAGGAGTGA